In the Drosophila gunungcola strain Sukarami unplaced genomic scaffold, Dgunungcola_SK_2 000001F, whole genome shotgun sequence genome, one interval contains:
- the LOC128262030 gene encoding NADH dehydrogenase [ubiquinone] 1 beta subcomplex subunit 10: MPEPRSPMASFAESVLNVIDGPITWFRESIVEPNQEKQNWYHQRFRRVPTIDQCYTDDAVCRFEADQQFRRDRMVDNEIVNILRQRFEDCTLYEAPDHIVKCKPLLEQYEKATENWFIKYGDLGGYANAKTAYMKQKHRLIWERRHGPVGSGMKEEAAH; the protein is encoded by the exons ATGCCGGAACCGCGCAGTCCAATGGCCAGTTTCGCCGAATCGGTGCTCAATGTCATCGATGGACCCATTACCTGGTTCCGTG AGAGCATTGTGGAGCCGAACCAGGAGAAGCAGAACTGGTACCACCAGCGTTTCCGCCGAGTGCCGACCATCGATCAGTGCTACACGGACGATGCCGTCTGCCGCTTCGAGGCCGATCAGCAGTTCCGTCGGGATCGCATGGTGGACAACGAGATTGTGAACATTCTGCGCCAGCGCTTCGAGGACTGCACCCTCTACGAGGCACCCGACCACATCGTCAAGTGCAAGCCGCTGCTGGAACAGTACGAGAAGGCCACCGAGAATTGGTTCATCAAGT ATGGCGACTTGGGTGGCTATGCCAATGCCAAGACCGCATACATGAAGCAGAAGCATCGCCTGATTTGGGAGCGTCGTCATGGACCCGTGGGCAGTGGCATGAAGGAGGAGGCCGCCCACTAA
- the LOC128262029 gene encoding ficolin-1-like, with the protein MKSGSIVIVLSLLFLEELSVARANTIQGHQRQGKRNAQSNEINYFPSLKNIAQRLLDIDSFEINKLRQKDDIIFGKDKEIRDLNELIRSRNTPNNPSVNSNLDQCPRRGPSGTYTINLQGLNELNVLCDAEGWMTIQKRFDGSLSFDRKWEDYKIGFGHIQSEFFIGLEAINRITERHQHELLISITDINGQSAHALYENFQIGRENEGYALKSLGKYSGLAGDFLSHQLHKKFTTLDKNNDANYNLNCARDGNGGYWYNGCMDKNLNAKYYASGFPWGQTMLRSIIMMIRPK; encoded by the exons atgaaatcgGGATCCATAGTAATTGTTCTTTCGCTTCTGTTTCTGGAGGAGCTATCTGTTGCCCGGGCAAACACAATCCAAGGTCATCAACGACAGGGCAAAAGGAATGCCCAAAGCAACGAAATCAATTACTTTCCAAGCCTGAAAAATATTGCGCAAAGACTATTGGATATTGATAGCTTTGAAATCAATAAGTTAAGGCAGAAGGATGATATCATATTTGGCAAAGATAAGGAAATAAGGGATCTAAACGAACTCATTCGTAGCAGGAATACACCAAACAATCCATCAGTAAATTCAAATCTGGACCAATGTCCAAGAAGAGGTCCCAGTGGCACGTACACAATTAATCTGCAAGGATTAAATGAACTCAACGTTTTGTGCGACGCAGAAGGCTGGATGACTATTCAAAAAAGATTTGATGGATCCCTGTCCTTCGATCGAAAGTGGGAGGATTATAAGATAGGTTTTGGTCACATACAGTCGGAGTTTTTCATCGGGCTGGAAGCGATAAATAGAATTACTGAACGACATCAACACGAACTGCTCATTAGCATTACGGATATTAATGGGCAGAGCGCCCATGCTTTGTacgaaaatttccaaattggCAGAGAAAACGAAGGATACGCGCTGAAATCCTTGGGGAAATATTCTGGCTTAGCTGGAGACTTCCTTTCCCATCAACTGCACAAAAAGTTCACCACTCTTGACAAAAATAATGATGCTAATTACAATTTGAATTGCGCTAGAGACGGAAACGGTGGTTATTGGTACAATGGATGCATGGAcaa AAATCTCAATGCTAAATACTATGCTTCTGGGTTTCCTTGGGGCCAAACTATGCTGAGATCTATTATAATGATGATAAGGCCAAAATAA
- the LOC128262401 gene encoding ATP-dependent DNA helicase PIF1, translating to MDLNDAVVTCAVNMQWTNSVGITGRKLAYKTATLRLVRNDLRELFVEVTPEKLKPLKFKLKDLMVHKKFMSEGKATFNFKAENCTLYLSNAPPGTLMFFLRTIFIKMNGNAEGCQPDDASLQKKLREHLMSGKPSSFEDVSPVTTAEMILARKKAGLLSKGSVTTPSPQAAKKRRFEELKEERGEGRSGLPAAKKLYQSVTDESLRLSEEQMEVLRACTSGKNVFFTGSAGTGKSFLLRRIISALPPDGTVATASTGVAACLIGGTTLHAFAGIGGGDATMQRSLELASRPVSAQNWRKCKRLIIDEISMVDGQFFEKIEAVARHIRRNDRPFGGIQLILCGDFLQLPPVIKSDFGAAPSATPQQRFCFQSSAWETCIQCVYELKQVHRQSDPEFVKILNHLRIGHVNDSITSRLAATSKQKIEGNGILATQLCSHTNDANSINESKLENLEGDKVLFKADDSDAGMTKTLDQQIQAPSQLYLKVNAQVMLLKNINISNGLVNGARGVVVRMDKDLPVVRFKNNQEYICKHEKWIIKTATGALITRRQVPLKLAWAFSIHKSQGLTLDCVEMSLSKVFEAGQAYVALSRAKSLQSIRILDFDAKQVWANPQVLQFYKGFRRKLMDTTMIPLGPKNKDKKPGDAKTGNSALAKLKKSLMNKPLVSIS from the exons ATGGATCTCAACGACGCAGTGGTCACCTGTGCGGTGAACATGCAGTGGACGAATTCCGTGGGAATTACGGGTAGAAAACTGGCCTACAAGACGGCCACTTTGCGTTTGGTGCGAAATGATTTGCGTGAATTGTTTGTGGAGGTGACGCCGGAAAAATTAAAGCCACTCAAATTCAAACTTAAGGATCTAATGGTGCACAAGAAGTTCATGTCGGAGGGCAAGGCCACGTTTAATTTCAAGGCGGAAAACTGCACCCTCTACTTGTCCAATGCGCCACCGGGCACTTTGATGTTCTTCCTGCGCAcgattttcattaaaatgaaTGGAAATGCGGAAGGATGTCAGCCGGATGATGCCTCGCTGCAAAAGAAACTCCGGGAGCATCTGATGTCCGGTAAACCCAGCAGCTTTGAAGACGTCTCTCCCGTGACAACGGCCGAAATGATTTTGGCGCGCAAAAAGGCGGGTTTGCTGTCCAAGGGTTCGGTGACCACTCCATCGCCTCAGGCGGCCAAAAAACGACGTTTCGAGGAGCTCAAGGAGGAGCGGGGCGAGGGGAGGAGTGGCCTGCCAGCAGCCAAGAAGCTCTATCAATCGGTCACTGACGAATCCCTGCGACTGAGCGAGGAGCAAATGGAGGTCCTGCGTGCCTGCACCTCCGGCAAAAATGTATTCTTCACTGGTTCCGCCGGCACGGGAAAGAGTTTTCTCCTGCGAAGGATCATCTCCGCCCTGCCACCGGATGGCACAGTGGCTACGGCTTCTACAGGAGTGGCAGCATGTCTTATTGGTGGCACCACTTTGCATGCCTTTGCGGGTATCGGTGGTGGGGACGCCACCATGCAGAGATCTCTGGAACTGGCTTCACGACCCGTCAGCGCCCAAAACTGGCGCAAGTGCAAGCGACTGATCATCGACGAGATCTCCATGGTGGACGGGCAGTTCTTTGAG AAAATCGAAGCCGTGGCCCGTCACATTCGTCGCAACGATCGCCCCTTTGGCGGCATCCAGCTCATTCTGTGCGGCGATTTCCTGCAACTTCCGCCGGTTATTAAGTCTGATTTCGGGGCAGCGCCCAGTGCCACGCCCCAGCAGCGATTCTGCTTCCAGTCCAGCGCGTGGGAGACATGCATCCAGTGTGTCTACGAGCTGAAGCAAGTGCATCGTCAGTCGGATCCGGAGTTTGTGAAGATTCTGAACCACCTTCGCATTGGTCATGTAAACGATTCAATAACTAGTCGACTGGCGGCCACATCCAAGCAGAAAATCGAGGGAAATGGCATTCTGGCCACACAATTGTGCTCCCACACGAACGATGCCAACTCCATAAACGAGTCGAAGTTGGAAAATCTCGAGGGGGACAAGGTGTTGTTCAAGGCTGATGATTCGGATGCCGGCATGACCAAGACTTTGGACCAACAGATTCAGGCCCCCTCACAACTGTATTTAAAAGTCAATGCCCAAGTGATGCTGCTCAAGAATATAAACATATCCAATGGACTGGTGAACGGAGCTCGCGGCGTGGTTGTTAGAATGGACAAGGATCTGCCGGTGGTGAGGTTCAAAAACAACCAGGAGTATATTTGCAAGCACGAGAAGTGGATCATTAAAACGGCCACGGGCGCACTCATCACACGTCGCCAGGTGCCATTGAAGTTAGCCTGGGCCTTTTCCATACACAAAAGCCAAGGCTTAACTCTCGACTGCGTGGAGATGTCGCTGTCCAAAGTATTTGAGGCTGGGCAGGCTTATGTGGCCTTGTCGCGAGCCAAATCCCTGCAATCCATTCGCATCCTGGACTTCGATGCCAAGCAAGTGTGGGCCAATCCGCAGGTGCTGCAATTCTACAAGGGATTCCGACGCAAGCTAATGGACACCACCATGATTCCCCTGGGTCCCAAGAACAAGGACAAGAAGCCAGGAGACGCCAAAACCGGAAACAGCGCTCTGGCCAAGCTGAAAAAGAGTCTCATGAACAAGCCGCTCGTCTCGATTAGCTGA
- the LOC128261181 gene encoding putative polypeptide N-acetylgalactosaminyltransferase 10: protein MRENQQENEFSLAKVTLSQNELDILKIERNGNFRLPKQTAIRDWHDHLATKEDKIRTGLGEQGMAAEIPNIDEKDILYQMHGLNAKLSDHISLNRSLPDIRPLSCWHRKYLNKLPNVTVIMAFHNEHLSVLLRSISSIINRSPSELLKQIVLVDDASNLTDLGHKLEDVVALNFPKIIKILRFTERRGLIQARLEAAKIAICQVLIFLDSHIEVNINWLPPLLEPIAINQNIVTGSILDIISHKTFAYTKYNSFTRSGFNWLLQIQKLPVFPEDKGFGSSPYRTPLIVGALAIDRNYFWQLGGYDEELDIWGGEQFELGFKVWMCGGMMLYVPCSRVGHINRGPMRSKQSPRNHNFVARNYKRVAEVWMDEYKTYVYDRSQELYEKTQAGLLTQRQSLRMSLKCKSFDWYMHSVAPDFLKIFPTLEPPGMISGSIESVAYPGFCVDSLNGNHKKPVVLSRCNGNGTNPGEFQKWHLTNEREIRLLNGAGCLQTQGFKTKSVWLFHCHENGGNQYWFYNRRQRLIQQGQMWIWCLEATLPNGHQVGKVLSNNVCHKNDTKQQWKFGEFDAYDPQLEYQEA, encoded by the exons ATGCG GGAAAACCAACAAGAAAATGAGTTTTCCCTAGCAAAAGTAACTTTATCCCAAAATGAATTGgatattttgaaaatcgaACGCAATGGAAACTTCCGCTTACCAAAACAAACAGCTATAAGGGATTGGCACGATCATTTGGCTACCAAAGAAGATAAAATTAGAACAGGCTTGGGTGAGCAGGGTATGGCAGCGGAAATACCAAACATTGACGAAAAGGATATCCTCTACCAAATGCATGGGTTAAATGCCAAGCTCTCTGATCACATTTCACTTAATAGATCCTTGCCAGATATCAGACCTTTGAG TTGCTGGCATCGCAAATATCTAAATAAGTTGCCCAATGTGACTGTTATTATGGCTTTTCACAATGAGCATCTCAGTGTGCTTTTACGCTCCATATCGAGCATCATAAATCGCTCTCCTTCGGAGTTACTCAAGCAAATTGTCCTTGTGGATGATGCCAGTAATCTCACGGATTTGGGACACAAGCTTGAAGACGTTGTGGCgttgaactttcccaaaataattaaaatactaaGATTTACAGAGCGACGTGGTCTTATTCAAGCGCGGCTAGAGGCAGCCAAAATAGCCATCTGCCAAGTTTTGATTTTCCTAGATTCCCACATCGAAGTCAACATCAATTGG CTTCCTCCTCTGCTGGAACCCATAGCCATTAATCAGAATATTGTCACGGGTTCCATTTTGGATATAATCTCTCACAAAACATTTGCTTACACGAAGTATAATTCGTTCACCCGTTCGGGCTTTAATTGGTTACTTCAGATTCAGAAACTACCAGTTTTTCCCGAAGATAAAGGATTTGGATCCTCGCCATATCGAACACCGTTGATAGTGGGCGCCTTGGCCATCGACAGGAACTACTTTTGGCAACTGGGAGGATACGACGAGGAGTTGGACATCTGGGGTGGGGAGCAGTTTGAGCTGGGCTTTAAGGTCTGGATGTGTGGCGGCATGATGCTATATGTTCCCTGCTCCCGAGTGGGCCACATAAACAGAGGACCAATGCGATCGAAACAGAGCCCAAGGAATCACAATTTCGTGGCCAGG AACTACAAACGCGTGGCTGAAGTATGGATGGATGAGTACAAGACATACGTTTACGACAGAAGCCAAGAGCTTTATGAGAAGACACAGGCCGGATTGCTTACCCAAAGGCAGTCACTTAGAATGTCGTTGAAGTGCAAGTCCTTTGACTGGTACATGCACTCAGTGGCACCGGATTTCCTGAAAATATTTCCAACTCTAGAGCCACCGGGGATGATTTCGGGATCCATTGAAAGTGTGGCCTACCCCGGATTCTGCGTGGACTCCCTAAACGGAAACCACAAAAAACCCGTGGTTCTTTCACGCTGCAATGGAAATGGAACGAATCCTGGTGAATTTCAGAAGTGGCATCTAACAAATGAACGTGAAATTCGGCTATTAAACGGTGCTGGTTGTTTGCAAACGCAGGGATTTAAGACAAAATCGGTTTGGCTCTTTCACTGCCATGAAAATGGAGGAAATCAGTACTGGTTCTACAATCGCCGACAACGTTTAATTCAACAGGGGCAGATGTGGATATGGTGCTTAGAAGCCACTTTGCCCAATGGTCATCAGGTTGGTAAGGTGCTCTCTAATAATGTTTGCCACAAAAACGATACCAAGCAGCAGTGGAAGTTCGGAGAATTCGATGCCTATGATCCGCAATTGGAATATCAGGAAgcctag
- the LOC128262167 gene encoding N-acetylgalactosaminyltransferase 4 has protein sequence MPAVSALDFHRQDVQMAMKRRYVKRLIRKIVLLVVAITSVSLVTTLIVERRMKRNADLEEQLDGNGDPVTPVFRAANIQPPRKAPRPPYQDRNSVRDVPQGEKIVGFRLPEPEGERKDWHDYAAMEADKKRTGFGENGMPAFIDDLSEKELEAEMSLKNGFNGLISDRISINRSVPDVRLEACRTRKYLAKLPNVSVIFIFFNEHFSVLLRSMYSVINRTPPELLKQIVLVDDGSEWQALKEPLDEHVAQHFPHLVTIVRNPERKGLIAARIAGAKVATGEVMVFFDSHIEVNYNWLPPLVEPIAINSKISTCPIVDVISHTDFSYAGGYQSGARGGFDWKMLYKQLPVLPEDSVDPSLPFRSPVMMGGLFAINSDYFWDLGGYDDELDIWGGEQYELSFKIWMCGGMLLDVPCSRVAHIFRGPMKPRSNPRGDNFVAKNHKRVAEVWMDEYKQYVYSRDPIYAKVDAGNLTRQHGIRQRLKCKSFHWFMTEVAPDFLAKFPPVEPPTYASGVIQNVANPIYCLDSMGLGVDKPVGMFSCAENKTHPQPNQFWDLGIHRDLKMREYDSVCLDVQNQPPNATVWMWSCHGQGGNQFWYYDRSNQWLVHFKNSNICMEGFVEDGNAKVVTNFCDQNNPRQRWQFGFVNNTMLDKFYDLQ, from the exons ATGCCAGCAGTCAGTGCTTTGGACTTCCACCGGCAAGACGTCCAGATGGCTATGAAGAGGAGATATGTGAAGCGTCTAATACGCAAAATAGTCCTTCTTGTGGTGGCCATCACCAGTGTTTCCCTGGTCACCACATTGATAGTGGAGCGGCGAATGAAACGGAATGCGGACTTAGAGGAACAACTCGATGGAAATGGAGATCCCGTGACTCCAGTTTTTAGGGCAGCCAATATACAGCCACCACGAAAGGCTCCACGGCCTCCATATCAGGATCGCAACTCTGTAAGAGATGTGCCCCAAGGTGAGAAGATTGTGGGTTTCCGGCTGCCGGAACCGGAAGGCGAACGCAAGGACTGGCACGATTATGCCGCCATGGAGGCGGATAAGAAAAGAACTGGTTTTGGAGAGAACGGAATGCCAGCATTCATAGATGACCTCAGTGAAAAGGAGCTGGAGGCGGAGATGTCCCTTAAGAATGGCTTTAATGGCCTCATTTCGGATCGCATCTCCATCAACCGATCTGTGCCGGATGTCAGACTTGAGGC CTGCCGAACCCGTAAATACCTGGCAAAGTTACCCAATGTCAGTGTGATTTTCATATTCTTCAATGAGCATTTCAGTGTCTTGCTGCGATCCATGTATAGTGTGATAAATCGCACTCCACCGGAGTTACTCAAGCAAATTGTCCTCGTGGACGATGGCAGTGAGTGGCAAGCCTTGAAAGAACCATTGGATGAACATGTAGCTCAGCACTTTCCACATCTGGTGACTATAGTAAGAAATCCGGAGAGAAAAGGTCTGATTGCAGCGAGGATTGCAGGAGCAAAAGTGGCAACCGGGGAAGTTATGGTCTTCTTTGACTCCCACATCGAAGTTAACTACAATTGG CTTCCTCCTCTGGTCGAACCCATTGCCATCAATTCCAAGATCTCGACTTGCCCCATTGTTGATGTTATTTCGCATACGGATTTTTCCTATGCGGGAGGATATCAGAGTGGAGCTCGTGGGGGTTTTGATTGGAAAATGCTGTACAAACAACTGCCTGTTTTGCCTGAGGACTCCGTGGACCCTTCGTTGCCCTTTCGCAGTCCCGTGATGATGGGCGGTCTGTTTGCCATCAACTCGGACTACTTCTGGGATCTGGGTGGCTACGACGATGAGCTGGACATCTGGGGCGGCGAACAGTACGAGCTGAGCTTCAAGATCTGGATGTGCGGCGGCATGCTGCTGGACGTTCCCTGCTCCAGGGTGGCCCACATCTTCCGAGGACCCATGAAACCGAGAAGCAACCCAAGGGGCGACAACTTTGTAGCCAAG aaccACAAACGCGTGGCGGAGGTTTGGATGGATGAGTACAAGCAGTATGTGTACTCCCGTGATCCGATCTACGCGAAAGTGGATGCGGGAAATCTGACCCGCCAGCACGGAATCAGGCAGCGGTTGAAGTGCAAGAGTTTCCACTGGTTCATGACAGAGGTGGCACCGGATTTCCTGGCAAAATTCCCGCCGGTGGAGCCACCAACCTATGCCTCTGGGGTCATTCAAAACGTGGCCAATCCGATCTACTGCCTGGATAGTATGGGCTTGGGCGTCGACAAGCCGGTGGGAATGTTCAGTTGTGCGGAAAACAAAACGCATCCGCAACCCAATCAGTTTTGGGACCTGGGCATCCATCGCGATCTGAAGATGAGGGAATACGATTCGGTGTGTCTAGATGTGCAGAATCAGCCGCCAAATGCCACTGTTTGGATGTGGAGTTGTCACGGTCAGGGTGGCAATCAGTTTTGGTACTACGATCGCAGTAATCAGTGGTTGGTTCACTTCAAAAACAGCAACATCTGCATGGAGGGATTCGTGGAGGATGGCAATGCCAAGGTGGTCACCAATTTCTGCGATCAGAACAATCCGCGACAGCGCTGGCAATTCGGATTCGTGAACAACACCATGCTGGACAAGTTCTACGATTTGCAGTAG
- the LOC128262463 gene encoding eukaryotic translation initiation factor 4E-binding protein: protein MSASPTARQAITQALPVITRKIVISDPIHMPEVYSSTPGGTLYSTTPGGTKLIYERAFMKNLRGSPLSQTPPSNVPSCLLRGTPRTPFRKCVPVPTELVKKTKSLKIEDQEQFQLDL from the exons ATGTCTGCATCACCGACTGCCCGTCAAGCCATCACCCAGGCCCTGCCCGTGATCACCAGGAAGATCGTCATCTCGGATCCGATCCACATGCCGGAGGTCTACTCCTCGACTCCCGGAGGAACCCTCTACTCCACCACCCCTGGCG gCACTAAACTGATCTACGAGCGTGCGTTCATGAAGAATCTCCGTGGCTCGCCGTTGAGCCAAACTCCTCCGTCCAATGTTCCCAGTTGTTTGCTGAGGGGCACTCCCCGCACTCCCTTCCGCAAATGTGTGCCCGTGCCCACGGAACTGGTGAAGAAGACCAAGTCCCTGAAGATCGAGGACCAGGAACAGTTCCAACTGGATCTGTAG
- the LOC128262255 gene encoding sine oculis-binding protein homolog, protein MPYHRLSILGLLLQLSLAFCQADVGYHYNRPTRPSIPSAPSGPGSVYTGHQFSALPTIHPLPPIPALPPLPTARIPIPRIPIHPTAPAASIVSHYLPPKQVVSTYIPPPVAAPITSISFHGAPTFKPIYGPPTLATPIVVPPTGPAPLPEGGNLRIPFGKQALISPGESYVSNGRQLRQYAVIEIIDNDIDETPGPFLGGSSFFDRYGAHVGSPAANGIQIDSRANSAILAQQQLSVQPRSQGGGSQGGDAIALGSGGLGFVRLANGNVYLGSGSLGYISGQQRVASVLEARTRSESTSDALHFGHGPLGGADNLLRFK, encoded by the coding sequence ATGCCTTACCACCGACTGAGTATTCTGGGGCTGCTGTTGCAGCTATCGTTGGCCTTCTGCCAAGCCGATGTGGGCTATCATTACAACAGACCCACGAGACCTAGTATTCCATCGGCTCCTTCGGGACCCGGATCGGTATATACAGGCCATCAATTTAGTGCCCTGCCCACGATTCATCCGCTGCCACCGATTCCCGCACTGCCGCCACTTCCAACGGCCAGGATTCCGATTCCCAGGATACCGATTCATCCCACTGCTCCGGCTGCCAGTATCGTTAGTCATTATCTGCCGCCCAAGCAGGTGGTTTCCACTTATATACCCCCTCCGGTGGCTGCCCCCATAACATCTATTAGCTTCCATGGCGCCCCCACTTTTAAGCCCATCTATGGACCCCCCACTCTGGCCACGCCCATTGTGGTGCCGCCCACGGGACCAGCTCCTCTACCGGAGGGTGGAAATCTACGCATACCCTTTGGCAAACAGGCCTTGATTTCTCCCGGAGAATCCTATGTGTCCAATGGCAGACAACTAAGGCAATATGCTGTCATCGAAATTATTGACAATGATATTGATGAGACACCGGGTCCATTCCTCGGGGGATCCAGTTTCTTCGATCGCTATGGAGCACATGTGGGTTCTCCGGCGGCGAATGGCATCCAGATAGATTCTCGAGCCAATTCCGCAATCCTAGCCCAGCAGCAATTATCCGTGCAGCCAAGATCTCAAGGCGGTGGATCCCAGGGAGGAGATGCCATAGCCTTGGGCTCAGGTGGACTGGGCTTTGTCCGGCTGGCCAATGGAAATGTCTACCTAGGTTCCGGATCCCTGGGCTACATCAGTGGCCAGCAGCGAGTGGCTTCTGTGCTGGAGGCACGCACCCGATCGGAATCCACTTCGGATGCCCTGCACTTTGGTCATGGTCCCTTGGGTGGAGCGGACAACCTGCTGAGATTCAAGTAG